The genome window CGAAACCGCAGGAGGATTTCACGGGCGGCGAGTTTGTCCTGACAGAGCAGCGACCGCGCATGCAGTCGCGCGCCGAGATCGTGCCGCTTCAGCAAGGCGATGCGGTGATATTTCCCGTCAGCCAGCGTCCGGTAAAGGGAACGCGGGGCCACTACCGGGTGAATATGCGCCACGGTGTCAGCCGCCTGCGCAGCGGTAAGCGCCACACGCTCGGCATTATCTTCCACGATTCGAAGTAGGGTCCGTTGATATTCACGCCCTAGTGGCCTGCAAATGGCACTTTTCTGCGCTTCCGGTGCTCATGTACGAGGATGTACATTGCGCTCTGGTGCTCGAAAAATACCATTTTCGGCTCATCCTGGCTCAAATCCCAACAGACCCTCGTTGCATCGGCCCGCGAAGAACCGCATTGTGACACGGTAAATCGCTCGCATGGGGCCTCGATGGATTATCTGATTTTCTGGGAATGGCTGAATTTTGCGGCGCGGTGGCTGCATGTGATCACGGCAATCGCCTGGATCGGATCATCATTTTATTTCATCGCGCTCGATCTCGGGTTGCGGCGCCATGCGAACCTTCCGCAAGGCGTGAATGGCGAGGAATGGCAGGTACATGGCGGTGGTTTCTACCACATCCAAAAATATATGGTCGCGCCGGCGCACATGCCGGAACACCTCATCTGGTTCAAATGGGAGTCCTACTTCACCTGGTTGTCCGGCTTCGTGCTACTATGCATCGTCTACTATGCGGGCGCCGATCTCTATCTGATCGATCGCAATGTTCTGGACGTTTCGACGCCAACCGCAATCCTGATCTCGCTCGCATCGATTTCGCTTGGCTGGTTGATCTATGACCTATTGTGCAAATCGCCGCTCGCCTCCAACGATACGGCGCTGATGATCATCCTGTATGCCGTGATCGTTTTCATGGCTTGGGGTTACACGCATCTTTTCACCGGACGTGCTGCATTCCTGCATCTGGGCGCGTTTACCGCGACGATCATGTCGGGCAATGTCTTCCTGCTGATCATCCCGAACCAGAAGAAGGTCGTCGCCGATCTGATTGCGGGAAAAATACCCGATCCCAAATTGGGGAAGCAGGCCAAGCAGCGTTCGACACACAATAATTACCTGACGCTTCCTGTCATTTTCTTGATGTTGTCGAACCACTATCCGCTCGCTACTTCGACGGAATTCAACTGGGTCATCGCCGCGCTGATATTCATCATCGGCGTGCTCATCCGCCATTACTTCAATTCAAGACATGCGGGAACGGGCAACCCGCACTGGACATGGCTGGCCAGCACTATTCTGTTCATCATCATCATCTGGCTTTCGACAGTTCCCAAAGCCTTGACGGGCGAGGCAAAAGTTTCACGCGCTGCTGAACCTTTCCTGGCCGCCGCCAATTTCGAGCAGGTGCGCGATACGGTGATGGGGCGCTGCTCCATGTGCCACGCGACGGAACCGTCCTGGGAGGGGATCATGATGCCGCCAAAAGGTATCCGCCTCGATACGGACGAATTGATTGCGACGCATGCGAGCGAGATCTACATTCAGGCCGGTGCCAGCCATGCCATGCCGCCGGGCAATCTCACTCACATTACCGATGATGAGCGGGCTCAGATCGTCTCATGGTATCGTGACGCGATGGCAGGAAAGTCCATGCAATGACAGAGCTTTTATTGCGCGGCCGCATTCTGACCTTCCACGATGAACCACTCGCCGGCGAGGCGAGCCCGGAGACATTTACCTATATCGAGGAGGGCGGTTTGCTCATCCGCGACGGAAAGGTCGTTGTGGCTGGTGACTATGCGCAATTGCGGGCTGGCGAGGGCCGCAACGTCGAGGTCATCGATCATCGCCCGCATTTGATCATGCCGGGCTTCATCGATACCCATATCCATTATCCGCAGATGCAGGTTATTGGTTCTTATGCCGGCGCGCTGATGGAATGGCTCAACAAATATACCTTTGTCGAAGAGCAGAAGTTTTCCAATCAGGGACACCCCGAACGCATCGCCTCTGCCTTGTTCGACGAGTTGATCCGGCATGGAACCACGACGGCAGCGGCCTACTGCTCCGTGCATAAGGCATCGGTCCAGGCGTTTTTTACGGAGGCGCACCGGCGCAATATGCGCATGGTGGCGGGCAAGGTGATGATGGACCGCAACGCGCCGCCAGGCCTGCTTGATACGGCGCAATCTGGGTATGACGACAGCAAGGCCCTGATCGGTGAGTGGCATGGCAAGGGCCGCCAGCTCTATGCGATCACGCCGCGTTTTGCGCCGACATCGACGCCGGAACAGCTTGAAATGAGCGGCACTCTAGTGCGCGAGCATCCCGACCTGCACGTGCAGACACATCTGTGCGAAAACACAGCCGAAATCGCCTTTGTTGCAGAGCTGTTTCCGTGGAGCCGCGACTATACGCAGGTCTATGAGCATTACGGATTGCTCGGGCCAAAGACACTGCTTGGGCACTGCATTCATTTGACCGATGCGGAAGTAGGCGCAATTGCCAATAGTGGTTCGGTCGCGGTGTTCTGCCCCACATCCAATCTTTTTATCGGTAGTGGGCTGTTTGATCTTGCACGTCTGCGCGCGTCGAAGCCACCGGTCCGGACGGCGATTGCGACGGATATAGGTGGCGGCACATCCTATTCCATGCTGCGTACGCTGGATGAGGGCTACAAAATCCTCAACATACAGGGCCAGCGCTACCATCCCCTGCGCTCCTTCTATCAGGTGACGCTTGGCAATGCGCGGGCACTGTCATTGGAGGGCACTATTGGCTCGTTTGTCCCTGGCGCCGAGGCCGATTGCGTCGTGTTGGATGCCCGCGCCACGCCCGCAATGCGCATTCGCATGGAGACAGTCGAAACGTTGGTGGAAGAGCTGTTCCTGATGCAGACAATGGGCGACGACAGGGCCATTGCCGAGGTTTACGTGGCGGGTAGGGCAGCGAAAAGCACTTTGACCAGCTGACGGTGTAAGGAACCAAAAGGCGAGATTGGCCGTTCGGCACTGTCAATGCCTCCGAATTTGGAACAGCTCATGACAACGCAACACCGGGATTTGCGCACCGGGCAGCCGATCTGGCTTGGCAAACGGGCGCCTCGCATCAAGACCAACCTGCTCATCCAAGACGTTGAGACCGATGTTGCCGTCATAGGCGCCGGCATCAGCGGGGCGCTCATGGCGGAAAGCCTGAGCGAAGCCGGATATGAGGTTGCGATATTCGACCGGCGGCTGCCGGTTACGGGTTCCACGCCGGCAAGCACGGCTCTTCTGCAATTCGAGATCGATGTCCCGCTGCATCATCTGGCGCGCAAGATCGGGCAGAAAGATGCCGAACGCGCATGGCGGCGTTCCAAACTTGCCGTCGATCTGCTGCGCGAACGGACGAGGCGGCTTGGCATCAAGTGCGAGATGGAAAATCGAGATTCGTTATACCTGGCGGGCGATCTTCTTGACGAAGAGGGTTTGCAAAAAGAACTGAATGCCCGCCGCCGGGCTGGTTTCGAAACGAGAATGCTGAGCAAGGCGGAGCTAAACGCCGAATTCAACATCGACCGCGACGCCGCATTGATGAGTTTCGACAATATCGAAGCAAATCCGCGGCGGTTGGCCATAGGATATTTGTGCAAAGCCATGGAACGTGGTGCGAAGGTTTTTGCGCCCGCCGATATTGCTTCTGTCGAATCCAATGAGCGAACTGTTGTGGCGGTGACCACCACGGGGCAGAAAATTCGCTGCAAGCACCTGATTTTCGCGACGGGCTACGAAATCCCCGAGCAGGTTCCGCAAAAAGGCCACTCCATCACGTCAACATGGGCGCTTGCAACCCTGCCGCAGAAGCGAAATTTATGGCCGCAACGCTGTCTGATCTGGGAGGCCTCGGACCCTTATCTCTATTTGCGCACGACAACCGACGGGCGGATCATTGTGGGCGGCGAAGACGAGAAATTCGAGGATGAGGAAAAGCGGGATGTAAGGCTTCCCGCAAAGACGAAGGCCATTCTCGCCAAACTCAAGAAACTCTTTCCGGGCATTGTGGCCGAGGCCGATTATGCCTGGACGGGCAGTTTCGGTGCAAGCTCAACGGGTCTGCCATCGATAGGCGCTGTGCCGGGAATGCATCGTTGCTATGCCGTCCTTGGCTATGGCGGCAACGGGATCACATTTTCGATGGTCGCGGCGCAGTTGATCCACGGCCTGATCCGCGGAACAGGCGACCCTGACGAGGACTTGTTTGCTTTCAAATAGGTTTATTCGACGCGGTAGCCCACTTCCTCGGCGGCATGGCCCAGAGTCAACCAGAACGATCGCGCAAAGGTGCGAAACACATAAAGGTCGAATGTCTCATCATCGATACGCTGGATATTGGCGTGAATGTCGTGATGTAGCGTTGCGCGGCCGTAGCCAACGGGAAAGGCATGTTCGGAAAAGTCGATCGCAAAGAGCTTCGACAATATCCATTCCGAACGCGGTCCGCTGACGCGTATCACCGTGCGACCGTGGGTGAGATCGATCATCGTTCCCAGTTCCGGCGAAATGGCGGAACGCAACCTTGTTTCGAGTTCAGGTGTGGCACTGACGACAAAATATCGGCCCGGCGCGAAGCCGAACACCGACTTTTCACCTGCCACCCGGCCGAGACCGGGCTTGTTCTGAAGTGCAAGCCCTGTTGCGCTGCCGATTGCGGTCAACATGCTGGATACCATATCGCTCCAGGCTGTAACCTGAATGATCGAAAGTCCTTTTCGCTCGCGCAGCGTCACGCCAATGCCGGCAGCGGCATTGCCGTGATCGCCGGGAACGTAGGCCTTTCCGATTGAGGATTGACGTTCAGCCATGCATCCGGCTCCCTTCTGGATCGAACATGTGATGGCTGACAATCTCCACCGCACAATGCCTGTCGCGAAGCAAATCCGTCGCGAATGCGCGATTGCCGATCATGGATGTTCCGTGCTTGACCAGCGCCAATGCAATATATTTGCCGAGCGCGGGCGAGTAGCAGGCTGCCGTTACATGGCCGAAACTGTCGGCTGGTTCGCGCGGAACAGGGTCCGTCACGATATGACTGCCGCCGGTGATGGATTGATTATCCATTGAAATCAGGCCGACAAGCGAAAGCCGGTTGTCGTCCTTAAGGCCCTCGCGGCCGATCATCGCGGAGCCGATATAGGGCTTTTTCTTCGACAGCATCCAGTCAAGATGCAGATCATGGGCCGTCGTCCTGCCGTCGATTTCTGCCCCCGTGACGTGGCCCTTTTCGATACGCAACGTGCCAAGTGCCTCAAGCCCGTATGGAAGGATGTCGAAAGGCTTGCCAGCAGCGAGCAACGATTCCCAGACCTGCGTGCCGAACCCGGCACCGCAATAGACTTCATAGGCGAGTTCTCCGGAGAAGGAGAGGCGGCAGATCATGACCGGAATGTCGTCGATCCTGCCATGGACGATACCCATGAAAGGCAACGTCCCGTTATCAACCTTTGTACCTGTCACGCAGGCTTCAAGCACGGCGCGGGCTTTCGGACCCGATATGGCCGATCCCGCCCAGACATCCGTAACCGAAGTCAGGTGCACGCGCAGGTCCGGCCAGACGCAGTCGAGATAAAACTCCAGATGCTGCATGACCGTTCCGGCATTGGCCGTGGTGGTTGTCATGAGGAACTGTGTTTCGCCAAGGCGCCAGGTCGTGCCATCGTCAAAGGCGATACCGTCCTCACGCAGCATCAGACCATAGCGGGCTTTGCCGACAGGCAGGGTCGAGAACATGTTGGTATAGACGCGGTCGAGAAGCTCCGCCGCATCGGGACCCTGGATATCGATCTTGCCGAGTGTGGAGACGTCGACGATGCCGACGCTCTGACGGACAGCCCGCGCCTCGCGGATATAGGCCTGTTCGACGGTCTCACCATGGCTGCCATAGATCATCGGGCGGTGCCAAAGGCCTGCCTCATAAGTCTTGGCGCGATTTTGCAGGTGCCAGTCGTGCATGGGCGTAAGCCTGTGCGGACGCAGATCGCCGTAACGCTCGCCCGCGAGAACGCCAAGCGACACCGGCGTAAAGGGCGGGCGAAACCGCGTCGTACCAGCCTCGGGGATCGATATCCCGCGTATATCGGCCATGATGGCGAGACCGGGTATATTTGATGTTTTCCCCTGGTCAGTTGCCATGCCGAGGGTGGTGTAGCGTTTCAGGTGCTCGACCGAATGAAAGCCTTCGAGATAGGCAAGACGAATATCTTCCGCAGTGACATCATGCTGGAAATCGACGAAAGCCTTCTGCGTTTTGACAGGAGGCTCAATCTCGAAGACAGGCGCGGGAGAGGCATCCAGCATCGGCGCTTCGACTGGAGGAATGGCCAGCTTTTTCTTGGCCGCACCCTTGGTCGCACCATCAGAGAGCACGCTGACGGTGTCCATGTAACCCGCTGCCGCACCCGTGGCTACCCAGTTCTGGCTGGGCTCCGGTGGCAGGAACGCTTGCAGATCGTCATCCCAATCCGGCTTGCCGCCCGCCTGGCTCGCCAAATGAATGGCTGGAGACCAGCCTCCCGAAACGCCAAGACAGTCAGTCTTGATTTCACGCGGCGCGCCGGACACCCGGCCGGTCTCCGCGTTGAAATGTTGAACGGTAATTGAACTCAATGTTTTTCCTGCATGCGTCCCCGTGACGGCATGACCAAGGAGCAGTTCGGCTCCGGCAACGCTGGCAATATCACGGCAAGTACCGGATACATCGGAGCGTACGTCTACGATCGCCGCAACATTGACGCCAGCAAGCGACAGGGTGCGCGCGACTTCATAAGCGCTGTCATTGTTGGTAAAGAGGGTGACATTGTTGCCAGCCGCCACGCCGTACTCGATTGCATAGCGGCGCACCGCATCGGCGAGCATCACGCCGGGGCAATCATTGCCGGGGAAGACGATCGGGCGCTCGAATGCGCCGGTCGCCAGAATGGTCTTGCCAGTACGAATGACCCAATGGCGCTGACGCGGCTGGCTTTTGGTCCGGTTTGGTTTGTAGTCGGAAACATGTTCGACCGCAGTCAGAATATTGCCATCATAATAGCCCCAGACCGAAGTGCGTGTCAGGAACCGGACATTCGGCAAGTTCGCCAGGGCTGCCGCCTTTTCCCGTGCCCAGACGGCGGGGTTGCGTCCGTCGATCAATTCTCCCGACGCAAGCAGTGTCCCCCCTGCGATTGGTCTTTCTTCGGCGATAATGACGCGCGCGCCCGTTGTTGCAGCGGCTTCCGCTGCGATGAGGCCCGCGGGACCGCTGCCAACGACAAGAACATCGCAAAAAGCGTTCATGCGCTCGTAGCGGTCGGGATCGG of Phyllobacterium zundukense contains these proteins:
- a CDS encoding urate hydroxylase PuuD is translated as MDYLIFWEWLNFAARWLHVITAIAWIGSSFYFIALDLGLRRHANLPQGVNGEEWQVHGGGFYHIQKYMVAPAHMPEHLIWFKWESYFTWLSGFVLLCIVYYAGADLYLIDRNVLDVSTPTAILISLASISLGWLIYDLLCKSPLASNDTALMIILYAVIVFMAWGYTHLFTGRAAFLHLGAFTATIMSGNVFLLIIPNQKKVVADLIAGKIPDPKLGKQAKQRSTHNNYLTLPVIFLMLSNHYPLATSTEFNWVIAALIFIIGVLIRHYFNSRHAGTGNPHWTWLASTILFIIIIWLSTVPKALTGEAKVSRAAEPFLAAANFEQVRDTVMGRCSMCHATEPSWEGIMMPPKGIRLDTDELIATHASEIYIQAGASHAMPPGNLTHITDDERAQIVSWYRDAMAGKSMQ
- the guaD gene encoding guanine deaminase; protein product: MTELLLRGRILTFHDEPLAGEASPETFTYIEEGGLLIRDGKVVVAGDYAQLRAGEGRNVEVIDHRPHLIMPGFIDTHIHYPQMQVIGSYAGALMEWLNKYTFVEEQKFSNQGHPERIASALFDELIRHGTTTAAAYCSVHKASVQAFFTEAHRRNMRMVAGKVMMDRNAPPGLLDTAQSGYDDSKALIGEWHGKGRQLYAITPRFAPTSTPEQLEMSGTLVREHPDLHVQTHLCENTAEIAFVAELFPWSRDYTQVYEHYGLLGPKTLLGHCIHLTDAEVGAIANSGSVAVFCPTSNLFIGSGLFDLARLRASKPPVRTAIATDIGGGTSYSMLRTLDEGYKILNIQGQRYHPLRSFYQVTLGNARALSLEGTIGSFVPGAEADCVVLDARATPAMRIRMETVETLVEELFLMQTMGDDRAIAEVYVAGRAAKSTLTS
- a CDS encoding NAD(P)/FAD-dependent oxidoreductase, giving the protein MTTQHRDLRTGQPIWLGKRAPRIKTNLLIQDVETDVAVIGAGISGALMAESLSEAGYEVAIFDRRLPVTGSTPASTALLQFEIDVPLHHLARKIGQKDAERAWRRSKLAVDLLRERTRRLGIKCEMENRDSLYLAGDLLDEEGLQKELNARRRAGFETRMLSKAELNAEFNIDRDAALMSFDNIEANPRRLAIGYLCKAMERGAKVFAPADIASVESNERTVVAVTTTGQKIRCKHLIFATGYEIPEQVPQKGHSITSTWALATLPQKRNLWPQRCLIWEASDPYLYLRTTTDGRIIVGGEDEKFEDEEKRDVRLPAKTKAILAKLKKLFPGIVAEADYAWTGSFGASSTGLPSIGAVPGMHRCYAVLGYGGNGITFSMVAAQLIHGLIRGTGDPDEDLFAFK
- a CDS encoding sarcosine oxidase subunit gamma — protein: MAERQSSIGKAYVPGDHGNAAAGIGVTLRERKGLSIIQVTAWSDMVSSMLTAIGSATGLALQNKPGLGRVAGEKSVFGFAPGRYFVVSATPELETRLRSAISPELGTMIDLTHGRTVIRVSGPRSEWILSKLFAIDFSEHAFPVGYGRATLHHDIHANIQRIDDETFDLYVFRTFARSFWLTLGHAAEEVGYRVE
- a CDS encoding sarcosine oxidase subunit alpha family protein, whose amino-acid sequence is MTSSRLSRGGRVDRSKSVRFTFDGKAYSGHPGDTLASALLANGITLFGRSFKYHRPRGVFAAGSDEPNALVTVFTGDVREPNVRATELELYDGLVTQSQNRFPSLEHDFMAINQLAGPFLSAGFYYKTFMGPAIGPLRGTSFWMFCEKFIRRAAGLGKAGTAPDPDRYERMNAFCDVLVVGSGPAGLIAAEAAATTGARVIIAEERPIAGGTLLASGELIDGRNPAVWAREKAAALANLPNVRFLTRTSVWGYYDGNILTAVEHVSDYKPNRTKSQPRQRHWVIRTGKTILATGAFERPIVFPGNDCPGVMLADAVRRYAIEYGVAAGNNVTLFTNNDSAYEVARTLSLAGVNVAAIVDVRSDVSGTCRDIASVAGAELLLGHAVTGTHAGKTLSSITVQHFNAETGRVSGAPREIKTDCLGVSGGWSPAIHLASQAGGKPDWDDDLQAFLPPEPSQNWVATGAAAGYMDTVSVLSDGATKGAAKKKLAIPPVEAPMLDASPAPVFEIEPPVKTQKAFVDFQHDVTAEDIRLAYLEGFHSVEHLKRYTTLGMATDQGKTSNIPGLAIMADIRGISIPEAGTTRFRPPFTPVSLGVLAGERYGDLRPHRLTPMHDWHLQNRAKTYEAGLWHRPMIYGSHGETVEQAYIREARAVRQSVGIVDVSTLGKIDIQGPDAAELLDRVYTNMFSTLPVGKARYGLMLREDGIAFDDGTTWRLGETQFLMTTTTANAGTVMQHLEFYLDCVWPDLRVHLTSVTDVWAGSAISGPKARAVLEACVTGTKVDNGTLPFMGIVHGRIDDIPVMICRLSFSGELAYEVYCGAGFGTQVWESLLAAGKPFDILPYGLEALGTLRIEKGHVTGAEIDGRTTAHDLHLDWMLSKKKPYIGSAMIGREGLKDDNRLSLVGLISMDNQSITGGSHIVTDPVPREPADSFGHVTAACYSPALGKYIALALVKHGTSMIGNRAFATDLLRDRHCAVEIVSHHMFDPEGSRMHG